A part of Apodemus sylvaticus chromosome 19, mApoSyl1.1, whole genome shotgun sequence genomic DNA contains:
- the Msh5 gene encoding mutS protein homolog 5 isoform X1 encodes MLGHRKLSSGFTAGGGPLEAGLPQPGPLSLLSLVKVALETHPGWINVASLHSSGRRKNASGPLRVAEPMAFRATPGRTPPVPGPGPGVPLASFPSPQPPMAGPEGVEEEDEEEPAEIHLCVLWSSGYLGIAYYDTSDSTIHFMPDAPDHESLKLLQRVLDEINPQSVVTSAKQDEAMTRFLGKLASQEHGEPKRPEIILLPSVDFGPEISKQRLLSGNYSFISESMTATEKILFLSSIIPFDCVLTVRALGGLLKFLSRRRIGVELEDYNVRVPILGFKKFVLTHLVSIDQDTYSVLQIFKSESHPSVYKIASGLKEGLSLFGILNRCRCKWGQKLLRLWFTRPTKEVRELNSRLDVIQFFLMPQNLDMAQMLHRLLSHIKNVPLILKRMKLSHTKVSDWQVLYKTVYSALGLRDACRSLPQSIQLFQDIAQEFSDDLHHIASLIGKVVNFEESLAENRFTVLPNIDPEIDAKKRRLMGLPSFLTEVAQKELENLDSRIPSCSVIYIPLIGFLLSIPRLPFMVEASDFEIEGLDFMFLSEDKLHYRSTRTKELDALLGDLHCEIRDQETLLMYQLQCQVLARASVLTRVLDLASRLDVLLALASAARDYGYSRPHYSPCTHGVRIKNGRHPLMELCARTFVPNSTDCGGDQGRVKVITGPNSSGKSIYLKQVGLITFMALVGSFVPAEEAEIGVIDAIFTRIHSCESISLGLSTFMIDLNQVAKAVNNATEHSLVLIDEFGKGTNSVDGLALLAAVLRHWLALGPSCPHIFVATNFLSLVQLQLLPPGPLVQYLTMETCEDGNDLVFFYQLCQGVASASHASHTAAQAGLPDPLIARGKEVSDLIRSGEPIKPMNELLRRNQMENCQALVEKFLKLDLEDPTLDLDVFISQEVLPAATTIL; translated from the exons ATGCTGGGACACAGGAAGCTGAGCTCAGGCTTCACGGCAGGGGGCGGTCCTCTGGAAGCCGGACTTCCCCAGCCCGGGCCCCTTAGCCTCCTCTCACTGGTGaaggttgccttggagacccatCCTG GTTGGATTAATGTTGCTTCTCTCCACTcttcaggaaggaggaagaatgcCTCTGGCCCTTTAAG AGTCGCCGAGCCCATGGCTTTCAGAGCGACCCCAGGCCGGACGCCGCCAGTTCCCGGACCCGGACCCGGGGTCCCCTTGGCCAGcttccccagcccccagcccccaatGGCGGGGCCTGAAGGCGTcgaggaagaggacgaggaggagccGGCCGAG ATCCATCTGTGCGTGCTGTGGAGCTCGGGATATCTGGGCATTGCGTACTATGACACTAGTGACTCCACTATCCACTTCATGCCAGACGCCCCAGACCACGAGAGCCTGAAGCTGCTCCAGAGAG TTCTGGATGAAATCAACCCCCAGTCTGTTGTTACAAGCGCCAAACAGGATGAGGCAATGACTCGATTTCTAGGGAAGCTTG CCTCCCAGGAGCATGGAGAGCCAAAGAGACCTGAAATCATACTTCTGCCAAGCGTGGATTTTG GTCCAGAGATAAGCAAACAGCGTCTCCTTTCTGGAAACTACTCCTTCATCTCGGAGTCCATGACTGCTACGGAGAAaatccttttcctctcctccattATTCCCTTTGACTGTGTCCTCACG GTCCGGGCACTTGGAGGACTGCTCAAGTTCCTGAGTCGCAGAAGAATCGGGGTTGAACTGGAAGACTATAATGTCAGGGTCCCTATCCTGGGATTTAAGAAGTTTGTACT GACCCATCTGGTGAGCATCGATCAAGACACTTACAG TGTTCTACAGATTTTCAAGAGCGAGTCTCACCCCTCGGTGTACAAAATAGCCAGCGGGCTGAAGGAGGGGCTCAGCCTCTTCG GAATCCTCAACAGATGCCGCTGTAAGTGGGGACAGAAGCTGCTCAG GCTGTGGTTTACCCGTCCGACCAAGGAGGTAAGGGAGCTCAATTCCCGTCTGGATGTCATTCAGTTTTTCCTGATGCCTCAGAACCTGGACATGGCCCAGATGCTGCACCGGCTCCTGAGCCACATCAAGAACGTGCCT CTGATTCTGAAACGCATGAAGTTGTCCCACACCAAGGTCAGTGACTGGCAGGTCCTCTACAAG ACTGTGTACAGTGCCCTTGGCCTGAGGGATGCCTGCCGTTCCCTGCCCCAGTCCATCCAGCTTTTTCAGGACATTGCCCAGGAGTTCTCTGACGACCTGCACCACATTGCCAGCCTCATCGGGAAGGTG GTGAACTTTGAGGAGAGTCTTGCTGAAAATCGCTTCACGGTCCTCCCCAACATAGATCCTGAAATAGATGCCA AGAAGCGAAGGCTGATGGGGCTTCCTAGTTTCCTCACTGAAGTCGCtcagaaggagctggagaacctGGACTCTCGCATCCCCTCATGCAGTGTCATCTACATCCCTCTG ATCGGTTTCCTTCTTTCCATTCCCCGCTTGCCTTTCATGGTGGAAGCCAGTGACTTTGAGATTGAGGGACTGGACTTCATG TTTCTCTCAGAGGACAAGCTGCACTATCGTAGCACCCGGACCAAGGAGCTGGACGCACTGCTGGGGGACCTGCACTGCGAGATCCGGG ACCAGGAGACCTTGTTGATGTACCAGCTGCAGTGCCAGGTGCTGGCACGGGCTTCGGTCCTGACTCGGGTACTGGACCTTGCCTCCCGCCTGGATGTCCTGTTGGCGCTGGCCAGTGCTGCCCGGGACTACGGCTATTCGCGACCGCATTACTCTCCCTGCACCCATGGAGTAAGGATCAAAAATGGCAG GCATCCTCTGATGGAACTGTGTGCACGAACCTTCGTGCCCAACTCCACAGACTGTGGTGGGGACCAGGGGAGGGTCAAGGTCATCACTGGACCCAACTCCTCAGGGAAAAGCATCTATCTCAAACAG gtGGGCTTGATCACCTTCATGGCCCTGGTGGGCAGCTTCGTGCCTGCAGAGGAGGCCGAGATTGGGGTAATCGATGCCATCTTCACTCGAATTCACAGCTGCGAATCCATCTCCCTTGGTCTCTCCACCTTCATGATTGATCTCAACCAG GTGGCGAAAGCAGTGAACAATGCCACAGAGCACTCGCTGGTCCTGATTGATGAATTCGGGAAGGGAACCAACTCG GTGGATGGGCTGGCACTTCTGGCTGCTGTGCTGCGTCACTGGCTAGCACTGGGACCCAGCTGCCCTCACATCTTTGTGGCCACCAACTTCCTGAGCCTTGttcagctgcagctgctgccacCAGGACCCCTGGTGCAGTATTTG ACCATGGAGACTTGTGAGGATGGGAACGACCTTGTCTTCTTCTATCAGCTTTGCCAAGGTGTCGCCAGTGCCAGCCACGCCTCCCACACAGCGGCCCAGGCTGGGCTTCCAGACCCACTCATTGCTCGAGGCAAAGAG GTCTCAGACTTGATCCGCAGTGGGGAGCCCATCAAGCCCATGAATGAGCTTTTGAGGAGGAACCAAATGGAAAA TTGCCAGGCACTGGTGGAGAAGTTTCTAAAACTGGACTTGGAAGATCCCACCCTGGACCTGGACGTTTTCATTAGTCAGGAGGTGCTCCCTGCGGCCACCACCATCCTCTGA
- the Msh5 gene encoding mutS protein homolog 5 isoform X2: MLGHRKLSSGFTAGGGPLEAGLPQPGPLSLLSLVKVALETHPGWINVASLHSSGRRKNASGPLRVAEPMAFRATPGRTPPVPGPGPGVPLASFPSPQPPMAGPEGVEEEDEEEPAEIHLCVLWSSGYLGIAYYDTSDSTIHFMPDAPDHESLKLLQRVLDEINPQSVVTSAKQDEAMTRFLGKLASQEHGEPKRPEIILLPSVDFGPEISKQRLLSGNYSFISESMTATEKILFLSSIIPFDCVLTVRALGGLLKFLSRRRIGVELEDYNVRVPILGFKKFVLTHLVSIDQDTYSVLQIFKSESHPSVYKIASGLKEGLSLFGILNRCRCKWGQKLLRLWFTRPTKELILKRMKLSHTKVSDWQVLYKTVYSALGLRDACRSLPQSIQLFQDIAQEFSDDLHHIASLIGKVVNFEESLAENRFTVLPNIDPEIDAKKRRLMGLPSFLTEVAQKELENLDSRIPSCSVIYIPLIGFLLSIPRLPFMVEASDFEIEGLDFMFLSEDKLHYRSTRTKELDALLGDLHCEIRDQETLLMYQLQCQVLARASVLTRVLDLASRLDVLLALASAARDYGYSRPHYSPCTHGVRIKNGRHPLMELCARTFVPNSTDCGGDQGRVKVITGPNSSGKSIYLKQVGLITFMALVGSFVPAEEAEIGVIDAIFTRIHSCESISLGLSTFMIDLNQVAKAVNNATEHSLVLIDEFGKGTNSVDGLALLAAVLRHWLALGPSCPHIFVATNFLSLVQLQLLPPGPLVQYLTMETCEDGNDLVFFYQLCQGVASASHASHTAAQAGLPDPLIARGKEVSDLIRSGEPIKPMNELLRRNQMENCQALVEKFLKLDLEDPTLDLDVFISQEVLPAATTIL, from the exons ATGCTGGGACACAGGAAGCTGAGCTCAGGCTTCACGGCAGGGGGCGGTCCTCTGGAAGCCGGACTTCCCCAGCCCGGGCCCCTTAGCCTCCTCTCACTGGTGaaggttgccttggagacccatCCTG GTTGGATTAATGTTGCTTCTCTCCACTcttcaggaaggaggaagaatgcCTCTGGCCCTTTAAG AGTCGCCGAGCCCATGGCTTTCAGAGCGACCCCAGGCCGGACGCCGCCAGTTCCCGGACCCGGACCCGGGGTCCCCTTGGCCAGcttccccagcccccagcccccaatGGCGGGGCCTGAAGGCGTcgaggaagaggacgaggaggagccGGCCGAG ATCCATCTGTGCGTGCTGTGGAGCTCGGGATATCTGGGCATTGCGTACTATGACACTAGTGACTCCACTATCCACTTCATGCCAGACGCCCCAGACCACGAGAGCCTGAAGCTGCTCCAGAGAG TTCTGGATGAAATCAACCCCCAGTCTGTTGTTACAAGCGCCAAACAGGATGAGGCAATGACTCGATTTCTAGGGAAGCTTG CCTCCCAGGAGCATGGAGAGCCAAAGAGACCTGAAATCATACTTCTGCCAAGCGTGGATTTTG GTCCAGAGATAAGCAAACAGCGTCTCCTTTCTGGAAACTACTCCTTCATCTCGGAGTCCATGACTGCTACGGAGAAaatccttttcctctcctccattATTCCCTTTGACTGTGTCCTCACG GTCCGGGCACTTGGAGGACTGCTCAAGTTCCTGAGTCGCAGAAGAATCGGGGTTGAACTGGAAGACTATAATGTCAGGGTCCCTATCCTGGGATTTAAGAAGTTTGTACT GACCCATCTGGTGAGCATCGATCAAGACACTTACAG TGTTCTACAGATTTTCAAGAGCGAGTCTCACCCCTCGGTGTACAAAATAGCCAGCGGGCTGAAGGAGGGGCTCAGCCTCTTCG GAATCCTCAACAGATGCCGCTGTAAGTGGGGACAGAAGCTGCTCAG GCTGTGGTTTACCCGTCCGACCAAGGAG CTGATTCTGAAACGCATGAAGTTGTCCCACACCAAGGTCAGTGACTGGCAGGTCCTCTACAAG ACTGTGTACAGTGCCCTTGGCCTGAGGGATGCCTGCCGTTCCCTGCCCCAGTCCATCCAGCTTTTTCAGGACATTGCCCAGGAGTTCTCTGACGACCTGCACCACATTGCCAGCCTCATCGGGAAGGTG GTGAACTTTGAGGAGAGTCTTGCTGAAAATCGCTTCACGGTCCTCCCCAACATAGATCCTGAAATAGATGCCA AGAAGCGAAGGCTGATGGGGCTTCCTAGTTTCCTCACTGAAGTCGCtcagaaggagctggagaacctGGACTCTCGCATCCCCTCATGCAGTGTCATCTACATCCCTCTG ATCGGTTTCCTTCTTTCCATTCCCCGCTTGCCTTTCATGGTGGAAGCCAGTGACTTTGAGATTGAGGGACTGGACTTCATG TTTCTCTCAGAGGACAAGCTGCACTATCGTAGCACCCGGACCAAGGAGCTGGACGCACTGCTGGGGGACCTGCACTGCGAGATCCGGG ACCAGGAGACCTTGTTGATGTACCAGCTGCAGTGCCAGGTGCTGGCACGGGCTTCGGTCCTGACTCGGGTACTGGACCTTGCCTCCCGCCTGGATGTCCTGTTGGCGCTGGCCAGTGCTGCCCGGGACTACGGCTATTCGCGACCGCATTACTCTCCCTGCACCCATGGAGTAAGGATCAAAAATGGCAG GCATCCTCTGATGGAACTGTGTGCACGAACCTTCGTGCCCAACTCCACAGACTGTGGTGGGGACCAGGGGAGGGTCAAGGTCATCACTGGACCCAACTCCTCAGGGAAAAGCATCTATCTCAAACAG gtGGGCTTGATCACCTTCATGGCCCTGGTGGGCAGCTTCGTGCCTGCAGAGGAGGCCGAGATTGGGGTAATCGATGCCATCTTCACTCGAATTCACAGCTGCGAATCCATCTCCCTTGGTCTCTCCACCTTCATGATTGATCTCAACCAG GTGGCGAAAGCAGTGAACAATGCCACAGAGCACTCGCTGGTCCTGATTGATGAATTCGGGAAGGGAACCAACTCG GTGGATGGGCTGGCACTTCTGGCTGCTGTGCTGCGTCACTGGCTAGCACTGGGACCCAGCTGCCCTCACATCTTTGTGGCCACCAACTTCCTGAGCCTTGttcagctgcagctgctgccacCAGGACCCCTGGTGCAGTATTTG ACCATGGAGACTTGTGAGGATGGGAACGACCTTGTCTTCTTCTATCAGCTTTGCCAAGGTGTCGCCAGTGCCAGCCACGCCTCCCACACAGCGGCCCAGGCTGGGCTTCCAGACCCACTCATTGCTCGAGGCAAAGAG GTCTCAGACTTGATCCGCAGTGGGGAGCCCATCAAGCCCATGAATGAGCTTTTGAGGAGGAACCAAATGGAAAA TTGCCAGGCACTGGTGGAGAAGTTTCTAAAACTGGACTTGGAAGATCCCACCCTGGACCTGGACGTTTTCATTAGTCAGGAGGTGCTCCCTGCGGCCACCACCATCCTCTGA
- the Msh5 gene encoding mutS protein homolog 5 isoform X4 → MAFRATPGRTPPVPGPGPGVPLASFPSPQPPMAGPEGVEEEDEEEPAEIHLCVLWSSGYLGIAYYDTSDSTIHFMPDAPDHESLKLLQRVLDEINPQSVVTSAKQDEAMTRFLGKLASQEHGEPKRPEIILLPSVDFGPEISKQRLLSGNYSFISESMTATEKILFLSSIIPFDCVLTVRALGGLLKFLSRRRIGVELEDYNVRVPILGFKKFVLTHLVSIDQDTYSVLQIFKSESHPSVYKIASGLKEGLSLFGILNRCRCKWGQKLLRLWFTRPTKEVRELNSRLDVIQFFLMPQNLDMAQMLHRLLSHIKNVPLILKRMKLSHTKVSDWQVLYKTVYSALGLRDACRSLPQSIQLFQDIAQEFSDDLHHIASLIGKVVNFEESLAENRFTVLPNIDPEIDAKKRRLMGLPSFLTEVAQKELENLDSRIPSCSVIYIPLIGFLLSIPRLPFMVEASDFEIEGLDFMFLSEDKLHYRSTRTKELDALLGDLHCEIRDQETLLMYQLQCQVLARASVLTRVLDLASRLDVLLALASAARDYGYSRPHYSPCTHGVRIKNGRHPLMELCARTFVPNSTDCGGDQGRVKVITGPNSSGKSIYLKQVGLITFMALVGSFVPAEEAEIGVIDAIFTRIHSCESISLGLSTFMIDLNQVAKAVNNATEHSLVLIDEFGKGTNSVDGLALLAAVLRHWLALGPSCPHIFVATNFLSLVQLQLLPPGPLVQYLTMETCEDGNDLVFFYQLCQGVASASHASHTAAQAGLPDPLIARGKEVSDLIRSGEPIKPMNELLRRNQMENCQALVEKFLKLDLEDPTLDLDVFISQEVLPAATTIL, encoded by the exons ATGGCTTTCAGAGCGACCCCAGGCCGGACGCCGCCAGTTCCCGGACCCGGACCCGGGGTCCCCTTGGCCAGcttccccagcccccagcccccaatGGCGGGGCCTGAAGGCGTcgaggaagaggacgaggaggagccGGCCGAG ATCCATCTGTGCGTGCTGTGGAGCTCGGGATATCTGGGCATTGCGTACTATGACACTAGTGACTCCACTATCCACTTCATGCCAGACGCCCCAGACCACGAGAGCCTGAAGCTGCTCCAGAGAG TTCTGGATGAAATCAACCCCCAGTCTGTTGTTACAAGCGCCAAACAGGATGAGGCAATGACTCGATTTCTAGGGAAGCTTG CCTCCCAGGAGCATGGAGAGCCAAAGAGACCTGAAATCATACTTCTGCCAAGCGTGGATTTTG GTCCAGAGATAAGCAAACAGCGTCTCCTTTCTGGAAACTACTCCTTCATCTCGGAGTCCATGACTGCTACGGAGAAaatccttttcctctcctccattATTCCCTTTGACTGTGTCCTCACG GTCCGGGCACTTGGAGGACTGCTCAAGTTCCTGAGTCGCAGAAGAATCGGGGTTGAACTGGAAGACTATAATGTCAGGGTCCCTATCCTGGGATTTAAGAAGTTTGTACT GACCCATCTGGTGAGCATCGATCAAGACACTTACAG TGTTCTACAGATTTTCAAGAGCGAGTCTCACCCCTCGGTGTACAAAATAGCCAGCGGGCTGAAGGAGGGGCTCAGCCTCTTCG GAATCCTCAACAGATGCCGCTGTAAGTGGGGACAGAAGCTGCTCAG GCTGTGGTTTACCCGTCCGACCAAGGAGGTAAGGGAGCTCAATTCCCGTCTGGATGTCATTCAGTTTTTCCTGATGCCTCAGAACCTGGACATGGCCCAGATGCTGCACCGGCTCCTGAGCCACATCAAGAACGTGCCT CTGATTCTGAAACGCATGAAGTTGTCCCACACCAAGGTCAGTGACTGGCAGGTCCTCTACAAG ACTGTGTACAGTGCCCTTGGCCTGAGGGATGCCTGCCGTTCCCTGCCCCAGTCCATCCAGCTTTTTCAGGACATTGCCCAGGAGTTCTCTGACGACCTGCACCACATTGCCAGCCTCATCGGGAAGGTG GTGAACTTTGAGGAGAGTCTTGCTGAAAATCGCTTCACGGTCCTCCCCAACATAGATCCTGAAATAGATGCCA AGAAGCGAAGGCTGATGGGGCTTCCTAGTTTCCTCACTGAAGTCGCtcagaaggagctggagaacctGGACTCTCGCATCCCCTCATGCAGTGTCATCTACATCCCTCTG ATCGGTTTCCTTCTTTCCATTCCCCGCTTGCCTTTCATGGTGGAAGCCAGTGACTTTGAGATTGAGGGACTGGACTTCATG TTTCTCTCAGAGGACAAGCTGCACTATCGTAGCACCCGGACCAAGGAGCTGGACGCACTGCTGGGGGACCTGCACTGCGAGATCCGGG ACCAGGAGACCTTGTTGATGTACCAGCTGCAGTGCCAGGTGCTGGCACGGGCTTCGGTCCTGACTCGGGTACTGGACCTTGCCTCCCGCCTGGATGTCCTGTTGGCGCTGGCCAGTGCTGCCCGGGACTACGGCTATTCGCGACCGCATTACTCTCCCTGCACCCATGGAGTAAGGATCAAAAATGGCAG GCATCCTCTGATGGAACTGTGTGCACGAACCTTCGTGCCCAACTCCACAGACTGTGGTGGGGACCAGGGGAGGGTCAAGGTCATCACTGGACCCAACTCCTCAGGGAAAAGCATCTATCTCAAACAG gtGGGCTTGATCACCTTCATGGCCCTGGTGGGCAGCTTCGTGCCTGCAGAGGAGGCCGAGATTGGGGTAATCGATGCCATCTTCACTCGAATTCACAGCTGCGAATCCATCTCCCTTGGTCTCTCCACCTTCATGATTGATCTCAACCAG GTGGCGAAAGCAGTGAACAATGCCACAGAGCACTCGCTGGTCCTGATTGATGAATTCGGGAAGGGAACCAACTCG GTGGATGGGCTGGCACTTCTGGCTGCTGTGCTGCGTCACTGGCTAGCACTGGGACCCAGCTGCCCTCACATCTTTGTGGCCACCAACTTCCTGAGCCTTGttcagctgcagctgctgccacCAGGACCCCTGGTGCAGTATTTG ACCATGGAGACTTGTGAGGATGGGAACGACCTTGTCTTCTTCTATCAGCTTTGCCAAGGTGTCGCCAGTGCCAGCCACGCCTCCCACACAGCGGCCCAGGCTGGGCTTCCAGACCCACTCATTGCTCGAGGCAAAGAG GTCTCAGACTTGATCCGCAGTGGGGAGCCCATCAAGCCCATGAATGAGCTTTTGAGGAGGAACCAAATGGAAAA TTGCCAGGCACTGGTGGAGAAGTTTCTAAAACTGGACTTGGAAGATCCCACCCTGGACCTGGACGTTTTCATTAGTCAGGAGGTGCTCCCTGCGGCCACCACCATCCTCTGA
- the Msh5 gene encoding mutS protein homolog 5 isoform X6: protein MTRFLGKLASQEHGEPKRPEIILLPSVDFGPEISKQRLLSGNYSFISESMTATEKILFLSSIIPFDCVLTVRALGGLLKFLSRRRIGVELEDYNVRVPILGFKKFVLTHLVSIDQDTYSVLQIFKSESHPSVYKIASGLKEGLSLFGILNRCRCKWGQKLLRLWFTRPTKEVRELNSRLDVIQFFLMPQNLDMAQMLHRLLSHIKNVPLILKRMKLSHTKVSDWQVLYKTVYSALGLRDACRSLPQSIQLFQDIAQEFSDDLHHIASLIGKVVNFEESLAENRFTVLPNIDPEIDAKKRRLMGLPSFLTEVAQKELENLDSRIPSCSVIYIPLIGFLLSIPRLPFMVEASDFEIEGLDFMFLSEDKLHYRSTRTKELDALLGDLHCEIRDQETLLMYQLQCQVLARASVLTRVLDLASRLDVLLALASAARDYGYSRPHYSPCTHGVRIKNGRHPLMELCARTFVPNSTDCGGDQGRVKVITGPNSSGKSIYLKQVGLITFMALVGSFVPAEEAEIGVIDAIFTRIHSCESISLGLSTFMIDLNQVAKAVNNATEHSLVLIDEFGKGTNSVDGLALLAAVLRHWLALGPSCPHIFVATNFLSLVQLQLLPPGPLVQYLTMETCEDGNDLVFFYQLCQGVASASHASHTAAQAGLPDPLIARGKEVSDLIRSGEPIKPMNELLRRNQMENCQALVEKFLKLDLEDPTLDLDVFISQEVLPAATTIL from the exons ATGACTCGATTTCTAGGGAAGCTTG CCTCCCAGGAGCATGGAGAGCCAAAGAGACCTGAAATCATACTTCTGCCAAGCGTGGATTTTG GTCCAGAGATAAGCAAACAGCGTCTCCTTTCTGGAAACTACTCCTTCATCTCGGAGTCCATGACTGCTACGGAGAAaatccttttcctctcctccattATTCCCTTTGACTGTGTCCTCACG GTCCGGGCACTTGGAGGACTGCTCAAGTTCCTGAGTCGCAGAAGAATCGGGGTTGAACTGGAAGACTATAATGTCAGGGTCCCTATCCTGGGATTTAAGAAGTTTGTACT GACCCATCTGGTGAGCATCGATCAAGACACTTACAG TGTTCTACAGATTTTCAAGAGCGAGTCTCACCCCTCGGTGTACAAAATAGCCAGCGGGCTGAAGGAGGGGCTCAGCCTCTTCG GAATCCTCAACAGATGCCGCTGTAAGTGGGGACAGAAGCTGCTCAG GCTGTGGTTTACCCGTCCGACCAAGGAGGTAAGGGAGCTCAATTCCCGTCTGGATGTCATTCAGTTTTTCCTGATGCCTCAGAACCTGGACATGGCCCAGATGCTGCACCGGCTCCTGAGCCACATCAAGAACGTGCCT CTGATTCTGAAACGCATGAAGTTGTCCCACACCAAGGTCAGTGACTGGCAGGTCCTCTACAAG ACTGTGTACAGTGCCCTTGGCCTGAGGGATGCCTGCCGTTCCCTGCCCCAGTCCATCCAGCTTTTTCAGGACATTGCCCAGGAGTTCTCTGACGACCTGCACCACATTGCCAGCCTCATCGGGAAGGTG GTGAACTTTGAGGAGAGTCTTGCTGAAAATCGCTTCACGGTCCTCCCCAACATAGATCCTGAAATAGATGCCA AGAAGCGAAGGCTGATGGGGCTTCCTAGTTTCCTCACTGAAGTCGCtcagaaggagctggagaacctGGACTCTCGCATCCCCTCATGCAGTGTCATCTACATCCCTCTG ATCGGTTTCCTTCTTTCCATTCCCCGCTTGCCTTTCATGGTGGAAGCCAGTGACTTTGAGATTGAGGGACTGGACTTCATG TTTCTCTCAGAGGACAAGCTGCACTATCGTAGCACCCGGACCAAGGAGCTGGACGCACTGCTGGGGGACCTGCACTGCGAGATCCGGG ACCAGGAGACCTTGTTGATGTACCAGCTGCAGTGCCAGGTGCTGGCACGGGCTTCGGTCCTGACTCGGGTACTGGACCTTGCCTCCCGCCTGGATGTCCTGTTGGCGCTGGCCAGTGCTGCCCGGGACTACGGCTATTCGCGACCGCATTACTCTCCCTGCACCCATGGAGTAAGGATCAAAAATGGCAG GCATCCTCTGATGGAACTGTGTGCACGAACCTTCGTGCCCAACTCCACAGACTGTGGTGGGGACCAGGGGAGGGTCAAGGTCATCACTGGACCCAACTCCTCAGGGAAAAGCATCTATCTCAAACAG gtGGGCTTGATCACCTTCATGGCCCTGGTGGGCAGCTTCGTGCCTGCAGAGGAGGCCGAGATTGGGGTAATCGATGCCATCTTCACTCGAATTCACAGCTGCGAATCCATCTCCCTTGGTCTCTCCACCTTCATGATTGATCTCAACCAG GTGGCGAAAGCAGTGAACAATGCCACAGAGCACTCGCTGGTCCTGATTGATGAATTCGGGAAGGGAACCAACTCG GTGGATGGGCTGGCACTTCTGGCTGCTGTGCTGCGTCACTGGCTAGCACTGGGACCCAGCTGCCCTCACATCTTTGTGGCCACCAACTTCCTGAGCCTTGttcagctgcagctgctgccacCAGGACCCCTGGTGCAGTATTTG ACCATGGAGACTTGTGAGGATGGGAACGACCTTGTCTTCTTCTATCAGCTTTGCCAAGGTGTCGCCAGTGCCAGCCACGCCTCCCACACAGCGGCCCAGGCTGGGCTTCCAGACCCACTCATTGCTCGAGGCAAAGAG GTCTCAGACTTGATCCGCAGTGGGGAGCCCATCAAGCCCATGAATGAGCTTTTGAGGAGGAACCAAATGGAAAA TTGCCAGGCACTGGTGGAGAAGTTTCTAAAACTGGACTTGGAAGATCCCACCCTGGACCTGGACGTTTTCATTAGTCAGGAGGTGCTCCCTGCGGCCACCACCATCCTCTGA